The Kozakia baliensis sequence GGTGCTATTGAAAGTCTGTTCAATCGCTTTGACGCTACTTTGAGGAACGCCGGCTATCTGCCGATGTCAGGCCAGATCCTGGATGCAACACTGGTGGCTGCTCCAAAGCAGCGCAATACGAACGCTGAGAAAAACGATCTTCGGGAAGGACGGATCCCACAGGAGTGGCAGGACAAACCGGCAAAGCTGTCGCATAAGGATCATAGTCTAATTGGGACAATCCGGAGCCACGGTGTATCAAGGGCTGCATGCTGGTTTTTCCGGGAGGGTTCAAATGGGACAGCGCGCGGTCATCTATTGTCGGGTTTCTACGGCCGATCAGTCATGCGTGCGCCAGAAAGACGAGCTGAAGCGGTTTGCCGAACGCGCGGGCTATGAAGTGTCTGGCATCTTCATGGAGACAGGATCTGGCGTCCGGGTGGATCGGGCCGAGCGTCGAAAGGTCATGGCACTGGCCCAGGCTCGTGAAATTGACGCCATTCTGGTGACGGAGCTGTCCCGCTGGGGGCGCTCGACCATTGATCTCATCTCCACGCTTCAGGAACTGGAGAGCTATCGTGTTTCCCTGATTGCTATAACGGGAATGACGTTTGATCTGGCGACACCACATGGACGAATGCTGGCGACGGTTCTGGCCGGGATTGCGGAGTTCGAGCGGGATCTGATCAGCGAGCGGGTGAAGTCTGGTCTGGCCGCTGCCAGGGCGCGCGGGAAGGTTCTCGGCCGACAGAAAGGACAGCGGCCAAAGTCTGATCGTCTGGCTCCGAAGGTTCTGGCGCTGGTGGCAGAAAAGCGGAGTTATCGGTGGATCGCCCGCGATCTGGGAATCAGCAAGAACACTGTCGCTGCCATTGTGCAGCGGGAAAGATAACACGTCACTGTGTTTATGAGTTAACACATAAACATGATAGCATTATATGGGTGCTAACGGCATCGGTCTGAGACATGCGGAATATTGGGTTCGATTAGATCGTCGATTTTTTTGAGGAAGATATTGAGTTATCAAAATAACATGGTAATTTGTTAATGTGTTAACACAGAAACATGGTGACATGAAAACAATCGCGATCATTAGTCAGAAGGGAGGCGCTGGGAAGACGACGCTTGCCCTACACTTGGCTACTAGTGCCAGTGCCGCTGGATACGTTTCTCTGATCCTCGATACCGATCCCCAAGCGACTGCAAGTTCATGGAAAGCATG is a genomic window containing:
- a CDS encoding recombinase family protein, producing the protein MGQRAVIYCRVSTADQSCVRQKDELKRFAERAGYEVSGIFMETGSGVRVDRAERRKVMALAQAREIDAILVTELSRWGRSTIDLISTLQELESYRVSLIAITGMTFDLATPHGRMLATVLAGIAEFERDLISERVKSGLAAARARGKVLGRQKGQRPKSDRLAPKVLALVAEKRSYRWIARDLGISKNTVAAIVQRER